A window of Candidatus Hydrogenedentota bacterium contains these coding sequences:
- a CDS encoding TIM barrel protein translates to MTSPNLTRRAALTSLAAAPAGIVLGAAGARAEDTPAPLKGNIKHSVCKWCYKDLTLDELAAHAAAMGIQGIDLLGPEEWPVIAKHGLICPMASGPGPIKDGWNEPHRHDELVRKSEDLLPQIAAAGLPNMIVFSGNRRDLSDAEGLKNSAAGLKRITPLAEQLGVTICMELLNSKKDHKDYQCDRTPWGAALVQEVGSDRFKLLYDIYHMQIMEGDVIQTITDNIEYIGHFHTGGVPGRAEIDETQELYYPRICQAIADTGFQGFVAQEFIPKRDPIASLRQAVHLCDV, encoded by the coding sequence ATGACTTCGCCCAACCTCACCCGCCGCGCCGCCCTGACGTCCCTGGCCGCGGCGCCCGCCGGTATCGTGCTCGGCGCGGCGGGCGCGCGCGCCGAGGACACCCCCGCGCCCCTCAAGGGCAATATCAAGCATTCGGTCTGCAAGTGGTGCTACAAGGACCTGACGCTCGACGAGCTTGCGGCGCACGCGGCGGCGATGGGCATCCAGGGGATCGACCTCCTGGGTCCAGAGGAGTGGCCGGTCATCGCGAAGCACGGCCTGATCTGCCCCATGGCGAGTGGCCCGGGCCCCATCAAGGACGGCTGGAACGAGCCGCACCGCCACGATGAACTGGTGAGGAAGTCGGAGGATCTGCTCCCGCAGATTGCGGCGGCGGGCCTCCCGAACATGATCGTGTTCTCGGGCAATCGGCGGGACCTCAGCGACGCGGAAGGCTTGAAAAACAGCGCGGCGGGCCTCAAGCGGATTACCCCGCTGGCGGAGCAGCTCGGCGTGACCATCTGCATGGAGCTGCTCAACAGCAAGAAGGATCACAAGGATTACCAGTGCGACCGGACGCCCTGGGGCGCGGCGCTTGTCCAGGAGGTCGGATCGGATCGCTTCAAGCTGCTGTACGACATCTACCACATGCAGATCATGGAGGGGGACGTGATCCAGACGATCACGGACAATATCGAGTATATCGGCCATTTCCACACCGGCGGGGTCCCCGGCCGCGCCGAGATCGACGAGACGCAGGAGCTGTATTATCCCCGGATCTGCCAGGCCATCGCCGACACCGGATTCCAGGGCTTCGTGGCGCAGGAGTTCATTCCCAAACGCGACCCCATCGCGTCGCTGCGCCAGGCGGTTCACCTCTGCGACGTGTAG
- a CDS encoding ATP-binding protein → MATAEQIKSLIRSHLSEQPEQFFTIALQVAAHEAKQGHGALAEDIRTLVDKAKARPGRIVPFTPDLNHLVLTAEPNERLGSLVLSNGMCSRIERILREFRQKAKLEKHGLSHRRKILLAGPPGTGKTLTASVLAGELHLPLYTILMDKIVTKFMGETSAKLRQIFDIIQQRRGVYLFDEFDAIGGERSRDDDVGEMRRVLNSFLQFIERDTSDSLVVAATNNPRILDQALFRRFDDVLHYGLPETGEIARLIENRLGAFHSKKVSLDASARMALSLSHAEITQACDDAIKETILADRKTVTATLLKRMLEERRSAYEDSRRG, encoded by the coding sequence ATGGCAACCGCCGAGCAGATAAAGTCCCTCATACGTTCGCACTTGAGCGAGCAGCCTGAGCAATTCTTTACGATAGCGCTTCAAGTCGCCGCCCATGAGGCGAAGCAAGGCCATGGCGCGTTGGCCGAAGACATTCGCACACTCGTAGACAAGGCCAAGGCGCGTCCGGGCCGAATCGTACCATTCACGCCGGACCTCAACCATCTTGTGTTAACAGCCGAGCCGAACGAGCGACTCGGATCGCTGGTTCTCTCGAACGGTATGTGCAGTCGAATCGAGAGGATCCTTCGCGAATTCCGCCAGAAGGCCAAGCTCGAGAAGCACGGACTATCACACCGCAGAAAGATCCTGTTGGCTGGCCCGCCAGGTACGGGAAAGACCCTGACCGCATCTGTGTTGGCGGGCGAACTGCATTTGCCACTCTACACGATTTTGATGGATAAGATCGTGACAAAATTCATGGGCGAGACGAGCGCGAAGTTACGACAAATATTTGACATTATTCAGCAGCGACGCGGGGTGTACCTCTTTGATGAGTTTGACGCGATTGGCGGCGAGCGCAGCCGCGATGATGATGTCGGCGAAATGCGGCGCGTATTGAATTCCTTCCTGCAATTCATCGAGCGCGATACCTCGGACAGCCTCGTTGTGGCGGCCACGAACAATCCACGCATTCTGGACCAGGCGCTTTTCCGGCGCTTCGACGATGTTCTCCACTACGGCCTCCCCGAGACGGGAGAAATCGCCCGATTGATCGAGAACCGCCTTGGCGCCTTCCATTCAAAAAAGGTCTCGCTCGATGCGTCGGCCAGGATGGCGCTATCGCTAAGCCACGCGGAAATCACACAGGCGTGCGACGACGCCATTAAAGAAACCATTCTGGCCGATAGGAAAACCGTGACTGCGACTCTACTCAAGCGGATGCTCGAGGAACGCCGCTCCGCCTATGAGGATTCAAGAAGGGGGTAA
- a CDS encoding sodium-dependent transporter, which yields MTHSTLRLDRWTTRYGLIMAMAGNAVGLGNFLRFPAKMEAYGGAFLIPYFVALLLLGLPLMWIEWTIGRHGGGHGHGSTPGMFHRLWPHPLAKYLGIFGVILPAAIGLYYVYIESWSLGYAWKTATGAYWGQDTREEMKSVFGSYLGLGDGFFSFGMEAYTFFLITIFLNLIVFSRGIMHGIELVAKYAMPVLLLLGAILAIRVLTLPAVDGRSAWDGLAYFFRIDWSSLASPDIWITATGQIFFTLSLGFGTIHTYASYLERHDDLVQNGLSTCAVNEFTEVILGSCVVVPAAVIFFGAPMTREIVAGGTFDIGFYTLPVIFQEFPFGRLFGTMWFALLFLAGLTSSVSMFTPLLLFLTEEVKMVRRHAITLVSVLVFVLMQPVILFMHRGVLDELDYWAGTFFLVVFGAVEAILFAWCFGMKKGWEELHAGSKMRVPGIYYRIMQFVTPALILVLLAWWTVDGMWATLTMAAVPEANKPYVFATRIGLLLCGAALAWAIHHAWKKNHSGAPAAD from the coding sequence ATGACCCACAGCACCCTCCGGCTTGACCGCTGGACCACCCGTTACGGCCTGATTATGGCCATGGCCGGCAATGCGGTCGGCCTGGGCAACTTCCTGCGTTTCCCCGCCAAGATGGAAGCCTACGGCGGGGCCTTCCTGATTCCCTATTTCGTGGCGCTGCTGCTGCTGGGCCTCCCGCTGATGTGGATTGAGTGGACCATCGGGCGCCACGGCGGCGGCCACGGCCACGGATCGACCCCGGGCATGTTCCACCGCCTGTGGCCGCACCCGCTGGCGAAATATCTGGGCATCTTCGGCGTCATCCTGCCGGCGGCCATCGGCCTCTATTATGTGTACATCGAATCCTGGTCGCTGGGCTACGCCTGGAAGACGGCCACCGGCGCCTACTGGGGCCAGGACACGCGCGAAGAGATGAAAAGCGTGTTCGGATCCTACCTCGGCCTCGGGGATGGCTTTTTCTCGTTCGGCATGGAGGCGTACACCTTCTTTCTGATCACGATCTTTCTGAACCTCATCGTGTTCAGCCGCGGCATCATGCACGGGATCGAGCTGGTGGCGAAGTACGCCATGCCGGTACTGCTTCTCCTCGGCGCGATCCTGGCCATCCGCGTTCTGACACTCCCCGCCGTGGATGGCCGCAGCGCATGGGACGGCCTGGCGTATTTCTTCCGGATCGACTGGAGCTCGCTGGCGTCACCGGACATCTGGATTACGGCGACGGGACAGATCTTCTTCACGTTGAGCCTCGGTTTCGGCACCATCCACACCTACGCGAGCTACCTGGAGCGGCACGACGACCTCGTGCAGAATGGGCTGAGCACCTGCGCGGTGAACGAATTCACCGAAGTTATTCTGGGAAGCTGCGTGGTGGTGCCGGCGGCGGTGATTTTCTTCGGCGCGCCCATGACCCGCGAGATCGTGGCGGGCGGCACCTTCGATATCGGGTTCTACACCTTACCGGTCATTTTCCAGGAGTTTCCCTTCGGGCGGCTCTTCGGCACCATGTGGTTCGCGCTGCTCTTCCTGGCCGGCCTCACCTCCAGCGTGTCCATGTTCACGCCCCTGCTCCTCTTCCTCACGGAGGAGGTCAAGATGGTCCGGCGCCATGCAATTACGCTGGTGTCCGTTCTCGTGTTCGTGCTCATGCAGCCCGTCATCCTCTTCATGCACCGCGGCGTGCTTGACGAGCTGGACTACTGGGCCGGCACGTTCTTCCTGGTGGTCTTCGGCGCGGTCGAGGCCATCCTGTTTGCCTGGTGCTTCGGCATGAAGAAGGGCTGGGAAGAGCTTCACGCGGGCTCAAAGATGCGCGTTCCCGGGATCTACTACCGGATCATGCAGTTCGTGACCCCCGCGCTCATTCTCGTGCTCCTGGCCTGGTGGACCGTCGATGGCATGTGGGCCACCCTCACCATGGCGGCGGTGCCGGAGGCGAACAAGCCCTATGTCTTCGCCACGCGCATCGGCCTGTTGCTGTGCGGCGCGGCGCTCGCCTGGGCGATCCACCACGCGTGGAAGAAGAACCATTCCGGCGCGCCCGCCGCGGACTAG
- a CDS encoding Gfo/Idh/MocA family oxidoreductase, whose product MRTHYLSRRRFLAASAAAAGFTIVPRFAVSGAQEIAPSEKMNIGCVGVGGMQGMYDVKHVSSENIYALCDVDENFLLRAAEHYPNAKLYRDYREMLDKEHKNLDGITITIPDHMHASVAAFAMERGVHVYCQKPLTQSVWEARYLAKAAKKYDVVTQMGNQGYSSDATRVACEIMWSGALGDITEVHSMSGGGFARDISAWPEGETAPESINWDLWSGRAEVHPYSAKIHPSNWRGFLDYGSQMIGDWGIHMLGPANWGLQLGSPAQITSFAVEGVNPVTFPHYAVKMDFPERPNKYVPAGKMPPVSVYWYEGNATAQFKVPEALAGEDLKGFNEFFIGTKGLMGTKGRGEHVSLLPKAKMEEFTLPAQVLERSPGHYEDWIQACKTGKTPCSDFHIAAPYTEWILLGAISWRFPNETLQWDGENLRFTNNEKANEFIKPTFRGGWELPELA is encoded by the coding sequence GTGCGTACACACTATCTTTCGCGCCGCCGTTTTCTCGCCGCATCGGCCGCGGCCGCGGGTTTCACCATTGTTCCCCGATTCGCCGTTTCCGGCGCACAGGAAATTGCGCCCAGCGAGAAAATGAATATCGGCTGCGTCGGCGTGGGCGGCATGCAGGGCATGTACGATGTCAAGCATGTCAGCTCCGAGAACATATACGCCCTCTGCGACGTCGACGAGAATTTCCTCCTGCGCGCGGCGGAGCACTACCCGAATGCGAAGCTGTACCGCGACTATCGCGAGATGCTGGACAAGGAACACAAGAACCTGGACGGGATCACGATTACGATTCCCGATCACATGCACGCGAGCGTGGCCGCGTTTGCCATGGAGCGGGGCGTGCACGTGTATTGCCAGAAGCCGCTGACCCAGAGCGTCTGGGAGGCGCGCTACCTGGCGAAGGCGGCGAAGAAATATGATGTCGTGACGCAGATGGGCAACCAGGGCTACTCCTCGGACGCGACCCGCGTGGCGTGCGAAATCATGTGGAGCGGCGCGCTCGGCGACATTACCGAGGTGCACTCGATGAGTGGGGGCGGGTTCGCGCGCGATATTTCGGCCTGGCCCGAAGGAGAAACCGCGCCCGAGTCCATCAACTGGGATCTGTGGAGCGGGCGCGCCGAGGTACACCCCTACAGCGCGAAGATTCACCCGTCAAACTGGCGCGGCTTCCTGGACTATGGCTCGCAGATGATCGGCGACTGGGGCATTCACATGCTCGGGCCCGCCAACTGGGGCCTGCAACTGGGCAGCCCGGCGCAGATCACCAGCTTCGCCGTGGAGGGCGTGAATCCGGTTACCTTTCCGCACTACGCGGTGAAAATGGATTTCCCCGAGCGCCCCAACAAGTATGTGCCCGCGGGCAAGATGCCGCCGGTGTCCGTCTACTGGTATGAAGGAAACGCCACCGCCCAGTTCAAGGTCCCCGAGGCCCTTGCCGGTGAAGACCTCAAGGGGTTCAACGAGTTCTTCATCGGGACAAAGGGGCTTATGGGAACCAAGGGACGCGGCGAGCACGTAAGCCTGCTTCCCAAGGCGAAGATGGAGGAATTCACGCTCCCGGCCCAGGTTCTCGAGCGTTCGCCCGGCCACTACGAAGACTGGATCCAGGCCTGCAAGACCGGGAAAACGCCGTGCTCGGATTTCCACATCGCCGCGCCCTACACGGAATGGATCCTGCTCGGCGCCATCAGTTGGCGCTTCCCGAACGAAACACTCCAGTGGGACGGCGAGAACCTGCGTTTCACGAACAACGAAAAGGCGAACGAATTCATCAAACCCACGTTCCGCGGCGGCTGGGAACTGCCCGAACTCGCATGA
- a CDS encoding S8 family peptidase — protein MRIQEGGNFTVPTQHRHIFLPDTGEKKNFTTPRSGGGQEAPPRNRKAHSAKLKEQWAAIWTKAREQEEARSAVSMPAKDGVYVEFEGAPGYELITKSLEDRRSGIRLLNVYTVQPENGKGQRITRATVFIPSGKQDHFLKKLNEYAEKDTPKGTPKNAKLLQSVEDIRIAVLESFWRDDTDLLPQGDDAIWCEIWLRAESAFAGQPAGDAGAIVEESFSETARILGVPLQERSLRFPERTVLLGLATRAQFAALMESSPYIAEFRRAKETARFFLELQNKEQAEWAEDLRSRLKVNKNPTVAVCVLDTGANNGHVLLEPILADGDCHAVDPQWGVNDHRGHGTLMCGIAAFGDLLAALQHDGPIAVEHCLESSKILPPREDNDPELYGDITIQGISRAEIKASTRSHIGCLAVTSEDGRDRGRPSSWSAAIDKLTSGYDDGGKRLFIMSAGNSERDVGWAHYPQSNLEYSVHDPGQSWNALTVGAYTEKSRLTDPDLHDHTPLAQPGQLSPFSSTSANWDSKWPVKPDIVLEGGNIAQAPDGTFSEHDDLSLLSTGHQPIRRQFDAINATSAAAAQAAWMAAQIQASYPDAWPETVRGLMIHSADWPDALKQQFLDADRRGGYSKSDYGKLLRICGYGVPNLSKAMACASNSLTLIAQSEMQPYTKKGSTCSTKDMHLHRIPWPRDILLSLGEMTVTLRITLSYFVEPGPGEVGWKDKYRYASHALRFDLNSMGEDEERFLRRLNYAAREEGEKPDSESGSDRWLIGSNNRSKGSVHSDIWRGTAADIATCNIIGVYPIGGWWRERAWLGRWDRKCRYSLIVSLHTSDEEIDIYTPVAQKVGITIGT, from the coding sequence ATGAGGATTCAAGAAGGGGGTAACTTTACTGTGCCGACGCAACATCGCCACATTTTTCTTCCGGACACCGGAGAGAAGAAGAATTTCACTACACCGCGAAGTGGAGGAGGCCAGGAAGCTCCTCCTCGAAACCGGAAGGCACATAGCGCAAAGCTCAAAGAACAATGGGCTGCGATTTGGACAAAAGCGCGAGAGCAGGAAGAGGCCCGCTCAGCGGTTTCCATGCCGGCCAAAGATGGTGTCTATGTCGAATTTGAGGGGGCACCAGGTTACGAGTTGATTACCAAGAGCCTTGAAGACCGCCGCTCTGGAATTCGACTGCTTAATGTGTACACGGTACAACCTGAAAATGGAAAAGGGCAAAGGATTACGCGGGCGACAGTATTCATTCCGTCAGGGAAGCAAGACCATTTTCTCAAGAAGTTGAATGAATACGCGGAGAAAGACACGCCCAAGGGCACTCCCAAGAACGCAAAACTGCTTCAGAGCGTCGAGGATATTCGGATTGCGGTATTGGAGTCTTTCTGGCGGGACGATACCGATCTTTTACCCCAGGGCGATGATGCGATATGGTGTGAGATCTGGCTCCGGGCAGAGAGCGCTTTTGCAGGGCAACCCGCAGGCGACGCTGGCGCAATTGTAGAGGAAAGCTTTAGTGAAACTGCCCGTATCCTCGGTGTCCCTCTTCAGGAGCGGTCGCTCAGGTTTCCCGAGCGGACGGTGCTACTCGGACTCGCCACGCGCGCGCAATTCGCAGCCCTGATGGAGTCCAGCCCGTATATCGCCGAATTCAGAAGAGCCAAGGAGACCGCCCGTTTTTTCCTTGAATTGCAGAACAAGGAACAAGCCGAGTGGGCAGAAGACCTTCGGTCGCGACTCAAGGTAAACAAGAATCCGACCGTCGCAGTATGCGTTCTGGATACTGGGGCGAATAATGGTCATGTCCTTCTTGAGCCTATACTCGCCGACGGGGATTGCCATGCCGTGGACCCACAATGGGGCGTGAATGACCATAGGGGGCATGGAACGTTGATGTGCGGCATAGCCGCATTCGGGGACTTGCTTGCCGCATTGCAGCACGATGGCCCCATTGCGGTGGAGCACTGTCTTGAGTCTTCCAAGATACTTCCGCCCCGCGAAGATAATGATCCAGAACTCTACGGTGACATTACCATCCAGGGTATCAGCCGCGCAGAGATTAAAGCATCTACCCGAAGCCATATTGGGTGTTTGGCGGTAACATCGGAGGACGGACGCGACCGAGGCCGCCCGTCTTCCTGGTCCGCGGCAATCGACAAGCTTACTTCCGGCTATGACGATGGCGGGAAGCGCCTTTTCATTATGTCGGCAGGGAACAGCGAACGGGATGTTGGATGGGCACACTATCCGCAAAGCAATCTAGAGTACTCAGTTCACGACCCGGGGCAGTCTTGGAATGCCCTTACGGTAGGCGCCTACACAGAAAAGTCTCGGCTTACCGACCCGGATCTCCATGATCACACTCCATTGGCCCAACCGGGCCAGTTGTCACCTTTCAGCTCCACATCGGCCAACTGGGACTCGAAATGGCCCGTAAAACCGGATATCGTGTTGGAAGGCGGAAACATCGCGCAGGCCCCCGACGGGACTTTCAGCGAGCATGACGACCTTTCGTTGCTCTCGACCGGACACCAACCTATTCGCCGCCAGTTTGACGCGATCAATGCCACCAGCGCCGCAGCCGCACAAGCGGCCTGGATGGCAGCACAGATCCAGGCGTCCTATCCGGATGCCTGGCCCGAGACGGTCCGGGGACTGATGATACATTCGGCAGATTGGCCGGACGCCCTGAAGCAACAGTTCCTCGATGCCGACAGGCGGGGCGGGTATTCGAAGTCTGATTACGGAAAACTGCTCCGAATTTGTGGCTATGGCGTGCCCAATCTCTCCAAGGCCATGGCATGCGCTTCAAACTCCTTGACGCTCATCGCGCAGTCGGAAATGCAACCCTACACCAAGAAGGGTTCCACCTGTTCTACTAAGGATATGCATCTGCACCGCATTCCATGGCCACGCGATATTTTGCTTTCCTTGGGAGAGATGACTGTCACACTCCGTATTACGCTTTCCTATTTTGTCGAGCCTGGACCGGGCGAAGTGGGCTGGAAAGACAAATACCGCTATGCGTCCCATGCGCTGCGCTTCGACCTTAACAGCATGGGTGAGGACGAGGAGCGTTTCTTACGGCGACTCAACTACGCAGCACGGGAAGAGGGCGAGAAACCGGATAGCGAAAGCGGAAGTGATAGGTGGCTCATTGGCTCAAACAATCGAAGCAAGGGCTCTGTCCATTCCGACATTTGGAGGGGAACCGCTGCCGATATCGCCACCTGCAATATTATCGGAGTCTATCCCATTGGAGGGTGGTGGCGAGAACGGGCATGGCTTGGGCGTTGGGATCGGAAGTGCAGATATTCACTAATTGTTTCACTCCATACCTCAGACGAGGAGATAGATATTTACACACCGGTCGCTCAGAAAGTCGGTATAACTATCGGCACATAG
- a CDS encoding MBL fold metallo-hydrolase, producing MSSPHDSITLIDCHYHGEPETAAAYLVIENGRAAFIDNNANPAIPRLLAALADRGIGPEAVDYAIITHVHLDHAGGTAELLRHCPNAIAVAHPKAARHLIDPARLVAGTRAVYGDEQYDALYGEIAPVPADRVRTVEDGEQIEWGGRTLTFLDTRGHASHHCCIHDSRENIIFAGDTFGLGRMSSRRPGPPFIVCTSSPPEFDPAEARKSVQRILDTGADWAYITHFGMFDELPARAAQLLDSIDRLEDVAREASATDLAGEALHAFCAERVRAVFTAHLEKCGVSDPAADLHWLRRDAELNAMGLAIYAGKLRQAKG from the coding sequence ATGTCTTCTCCCCACGATTCCATCACGCTCATCGACTGCCACTACCACGGCGAGCCGGAGACGGCCGCCGCGTACCTGGTGATTGAGAATGGACGCGCCGCCTTTATCGACAACAACGCGAACCCCGCTATTCCGCGCCTGCTGGCGGCGCTGGCGGACCGGGGGATCGGCCCGGAGGCGGTTGACTACGCGATCATCACGCACGTGCACCTCGATCACGCGGGCGGCACGGCGGAACTGCTCCGCCACTGCCCGAACGCGATTGCGGTGGCCCATCCGAAGGCCGCGCGGCATCTCATTGACCCCGCGCGGTTGGTTGCGGGCACCCGGGCGGTCTACGGCGATGAACAATACGACGCGCTGTACGGCGAGATTGCGCCCGTGCCGGCGGATCGGGTGCGGACGGTGGAGGACGGGGAGCAGATTGAATGGGGCGGGCGCACCCTGACCTTCCTCGACACGCGGGGGCACGCCTCGCACCACTGCTGCATCCACGACAGCCGCGAGAACATCATTTTCGCGGGCGACACCTTCGGGCTCGGTCGCATGAGCAGCCGCCGCCCGGGTCCGCCGTTTATCGTGTGCACGTCGTCCCCGCCGGAGTTCGATCCGGCGGAGGCGCGCAAGAGCGTCCAGCGCATTCTGGATACGGGCGCGGACTGGGCATATATCACGCATTTCGGGATGTTCGACGAGCTCCCGGCGCGCGCCGCGCAATTGCTGGATTCGATCGATCGCCTCGAAGACGTGGCCCGGGAGGCGTCCGCCACGGATCTGGCGGGCGAGGCGCTCCACGCATTCTGCGCCGAGCGGGTGCGGGCGGTGTTCACCGCGCACCTGGAAAAATGCGGGGTATCCGATCCCGCCGCCGACCTGCACTGGCTACGCCGCGACGCGGAACTCAACGCCATGGGCCTCGCGATCTACGCCGGCAAGCTGCGCCAGGCGAAGGGCTAG